One window of Trifolium pratense cultivar HEN17-A07 linkage group LG5, ARS_RC_1.1, whole genome shotgun sequence genomic DNA carries:
- the LOC123885137 gene encoding uncharacterized protein LOC123885137 isoform X1 produces MGVKHVMGTGTYLGLPSMVGRSKKATFGYIKDRIWKKINSWRGRALSKAGIRWLAWDRLARPKSEGGLGFRNFQAFNMSMVAKQAWNFVAKPHTLVARIYKARYFPRSSLFDAKIGDNPSFVWRSIWKSRDVLVNGCRWKIGDGSKIKIMSEPWLRGEDTLWMQSPQTQSMYELYVNNLLLPNVKRWDIHKIRSLFSEAVAENIIKTPLFEEVKEDQVVWQYENHGVYTVKSGYRHYIKNKSVNNNYTLEGDWGALWRSRAPPKTKHLLWRVCRDCLPTRLRLRERYVPCPSECALCVNNTEDDWHVFFGCSESRQVWNEAGLGGVIDPRIRQYDNVKAVFFDICRNETDDIAGIVATIAWSIWHNRNNWVWNGVKDTAKGVATTAAHLIGEWRAVHVIQQQHSATAAVLTQSRISDTGAASSPPIIAADPLRWQRPRDGWWKCNVDASFSQASGQTGWGWCIRNSQGVFVAAGTNMSMHKLAIVEGEAMAILEAMRQATSRGWSNIVFESDSKVVVDAIQANHHGIAELSSIILSIKLLLQCNSNFEIKFTKRQANMAAHTLARAAISWSSRMFFHYVPRCIEPFIINEMS; encoded by the exons ATGGGAGTGAAGCATGTTATGGGCACGGGCACATACCTTGGGCTACCATCGATGGTGGGGAGGAGTAAAAAAGCTACATTTGGTTATATTAAAGatagaatttggaagaaaatcaaCTCATGGCGGGGGAGAGCACTATCAAAAGCGG GGATCCGATGGCTCGCCTGGGATAGATTGGCTAGGCCAAAATCTGAAGGAGGTTTGGGTTTCCGTAATTTTCAAGCTTTCAATATGTCAATGGTTGCAAAACAGGCTTGGAACTTTGTGGCGAAGCCGCATACATTGGTGGCTAGAATTTACAAAGCTAGGTACTTTCCTCGCTCCTCTTTATTTGATGCAAAAATTGGTGATAATCCTAGCTTTGTTTGGAGAAGTATTTGGAAGTCTCGTGATGTTCTTGTGAATGGATGTAGGTGGAAGATAGGAGATGGGAGTAAGATTAAAATTATGTCTGAACCGTGGTTACGTGGGGAGGACACTTTATGGATGCAATCTCCTCAAACTCAGAGTATGTACGAATTATATGTTAATAACTTATTATTACCGAATGTGAAAAGGTGGGATATTCATAAAATTCGCTCTCTTTTTTCAGAAGCGGTGgcagaaaatataattaaaacaccTTTATTTGAGGAAGTGAAAGAGGATCAGGTAGTGTGGCAATATGAGAACCATGGAGTCTACACAGTAAAATCCGGATACAGACACTACATCAAGAATAAGTCGGTGAATAATAATTACACTTTGGAAGGCGATTGGGGAGCTCTTTGGCGAAGCAGGGCACCCCCAAAGACAAAACacttactttggagagtgtgtcGTGATTGTCTGCCAACTCGACTCCGGTTACGGGAAAGGTATGTGCCATGTCCAAGTGAATGTGCATTGTGCGTAAATAATACGGAGGATGATTGGCACGTGTTTTTTGGATGTAGTGAGAGTAGACAAGTGTGGAATGAAGCTGGATTGGGTGGGGTTATCGATCCTAGAATACGTCAATATGATAATGTGAAAGCTGTCTTTTTTGATATTTGCAGAAACGAGACAGATGATATTGCAGGCATTGTTGCTACAATTGCTTGGAGCATATGGCATAACCGAAACAATTGGGTGTGGAACGGCGTCAAAGACACGGCGAAGGGTGTTGCGACAACTGCTGCTCATTTAATTGGAGAATGGCGTGCTGTTCATGTGATACAGCAGCAACATAGCGCGACTGCCGCTGTTTTAACACAGTCCCGCATATCTGACACAGGTGCAGCAAGCTCTCCTCCTATCATTGCTGCAGATCCTTTGCGTTGGCAGCGTCCTCGCGATGGGTGGTGGAAGTGTAATGTCGATGCAAGTTTTTCACAAGCCTCCGGTCAAACGGGATGGGGTTGGTGTATCCGCAATTCACAAGGTGTGTTTGTTGCAGCAGGTACAAATATGAGTATGCATAAACTTGCTATAGTTGAAGGTGAAGCCATGGCTATCTTGGAGGCTATGCGTCAGGCCACTTCAAGAGGTTGGTCCAACATTGTGTTCGAAAGCGACTCCAAAGTTGTGGTTGATGCAATACAAGCCAATCATCATGGTATTGCAGAGTTGAGttctattattttatctattaaGCTATTGTTACAATGTAATTCGAACTTTGAGATCAAGTTCACTAAGCGACAAGCGAACATGGCGGCTCACactttagctagggcggccattTCATGGTCTAGTCGCATGTTCTTTCACTATGTTCCTCGTTGTATTGAAccttttattattaatgaaatgagttga
- the LOC123885137 gene encoding uncharacterized protein LOC123885137 isoform X2 — protein sequence MGVKHVMGTGTYLGLPSMVGRSKKATFGYIKDRIWKKINSWRGRALSKAGIRWLAWDRLARPKSEGGLGFRNFQAFNMSMVAKQAWNFVAKPHTLVARIYKARYFPRSSLFDAKIGDNPSFVWRSIWKSRDVLVNGCRWKIGDGSKIKIMSEPWLRGEDTLWMQSPQTQKAVAENIIKTPLFEEVKEDQVVWQYENHGVYTVKSGYRHYIKNKSVNNNYTLEGDWGALWRSRAPPKTKHLLWRVCRDCLPTRLRLRERYVPCPSECALCVNNTEDDWHVFFGCSESRQVWNEAGLGGVIDPRIRQYDNVKAVFFDICRNETDDIAGIVATIAWSIWHNRNNWVWNGVKDTAKGVATTAAHLIGEWRAVHVIQQQHSATAAVLTQSRISDTGAASSPPIIAADPLRWQRPRDGWWKCNVDASFSQASGQTGWGWCIRNSQGVFVAAGTNMSMHKLAIVEGEAMAILEAMRQATSRGWSNIVFESDSKVVVDAIQANHHGIAELSSIILSIKLLLQCNSNFEIKFTKRQANMAAHTLARAAISWSSRMFFHYVPRCIEPFIINEMS from the exons ATGGGAGTGAAGCATGTTATGGGCACGGGCACATACCTTGGGCTACCATCGATGGTGGGGAGGAGTAAAAAAGCTACATTTGGTTATATTAAAGatagaatttggaagaaaatcaaCTCATGGCGGGGGAGAGCACTATCAAAAGCGG GGATCCGATGGCTCGCCTGGGATAGATTGGCTAGGCCAAAATCTGAAGGAGGTTTGGGTTTCCGTAATTTTCAAGCTTTCAATATGTCAATGGTTGCAAAACAGGCTTGGAACTTTGTGGCGAAGCCGCATACATTGGTGGCTAGAATTTACAAAGCTAGGTACTTTCCTCGCTCCTCTTTATTTGATGCAAAAATTGGTGATAATCCTAGCTTTGTTTGGAGAAGTATTTGGAAGTCTCGTGATGTTCTTGTGAATGGATGTAGGTGGAAGATAGGAGATGGGAGTAAGATTAAAATTATGTCTGAACCGTGGTTACGTGGGGAGGACACTTTATGGATGCAATCTCCTCAAACTCAGA AAGCGGTGgcagaaaatataattaaaacaccTTTATTTGAGGAAGTGAAAGAGGATCAGGTAGTGTGGCAATATGAGAACCATGGAGTCTACACAGTAAAATCCGGATACAGACACTACATCAAGAATAAGTCGGTGAATAATAATTACACTTTGGAAGGCGATTGGGGAGCTCTTTGGCGAAGCAGGGCACCCCCAAAGACAAAACacttactttggagagtgtgtcGTGATTGTCTGCCAACTCGACTCCGGTTACGGGAAAGGTATGTGCCATGTCCAAGTGAATGTGCATTGTGCGTAAATAATACGGAGGATGATTGGCACGTGTTTTTTGGATGTAGTGAGAGTAGACAAGTGTGGAATGAAGCTGGATTGGGTGGGGTTATCGATCCTAGAATACGTCAATATGATAATGTGAAAGCTGTCTTTTTTGATATTTGCAGAAACGAGACAGATGATATTGCAGGCATTGTTGCTACAATTGCTTGGAGCATATGGCATAACCGAAACAATTGGGTGTGGAACGGCGTCAAAGACACGGCGAAGGGTGTTGCGACAACTGCTGCTCATTTAATTGGAGAATGGCGTGCTGTTCATGTGATACAGCAGCAACATAGCGCGACTGCCGCTGTTTTAACACAGTCCCGCATATCTGACACAGGTGCAGCAAGCTCTCCTCCTATCATTGCTGCAGATCCTTTGCGTTGGCAGCGTCCTCGCGATGGGTGGTGGAAGTGTAATGTCGATGCAAGTTTTTCACAAGCCTCCGGTCAAACGGGATGGGGTTGGTGTATCCGCAATTCACAAGGTGTGTTTGTTGCAGCAGGTACAAATATGAGTATGCATAAACTTGCTATAGTTGAAGGTGAAGCCATGGCTATCTTGGAGGCTATGCGTCAGGCCACTTCAAGAGGTTGGTCCAACATTGTGTTCGAAAGCGACTCCAAAGTTGTGGTTGATGCAATACAAGCCAATCATCATGGTATTGCAGAGTTGAGttctattattttatctattaaGCTATTGTTACAATGTAATTCGAACTTTGAGATCAAGTTCACTAAGCGACAAGCGAACATGGCGGCTCACactttagctagggcggccattTCATGGTCTAGTCGCATGTTCTTTCACTATGTTCCTCGTTGTATTGAAccttttattattaatgaaatgagttga
- the LOC123885137 gene encoding uncharacterized protein LOC123885137 isoform X3 produces MGVKHVMGTGTYLGLPSMVGRSKKATFGYIKDRIWKKINSWRGRALSKAGIRWLAWDRLARPKSEGGLGFRNFQAFNMSMVAKQAWNFVAKPHTLVARIYKARWKIGDGSKIKIMSEPWLRGEDTLWMQSPQTQSMYELYVNNLLLPNVKRWDIHKIRSLFSEAVAENIIKTPLFEEVKEDQVVWQYENHGVYTVKSGYRHYIKNKSVNNNYTLEGDWGALWRSRAPPKTKHLLWRVCRDCLPTRLRLRERYVPCPSECALCVNNTEDDWHVFFGCSESRQVWNEAGLGGVIDPRIRQYDNVKAVFFDICRNETDDIAGIVATIAWSIWHNRNNWVWNGVKDTAKGVATTAAHLIGEWRAVHVIQQQHSATAAVLTQSRISDTGAASSPPIIAADPLRWQRPRDGWWKCNVDASFSQASGQTGWGWCIRNSQGVFVAAGTNMSMHKLAIVEGEAMAILEAMRQATSRGWSNIVFESDSKVVVDAIQANHHGIAELSSIILSIKLLLQCNSNFEIKFTKRQANMAAHTLARAAISWSSRMFFHYVPRCIEPFIINEMS; encoded by the exons ATGGGAGTGAAGCATGTTATGGGCACGGGCACATACCTTGGGCTACCATCGATGGTGGGGAGGAGTAAAAAAGCTACATTTGGTTATATTAAAGatagaatttggaagaaaatcaaCTCATGGCGGGGGAGAGCACTATCAAAAGCGG GGATCCGATGGCTCGCCTGGGATAGATTGGCTAGGCCAAAATCTGAAGGAGGTTTGGGTTTCCGTAATTTTCAAGCTTTCAATATGTCAATGGTTGCAAAACAGGCTTGGAACTTTGTGGCGAAGCCGCATACATTGGTGGCTAGAATTTACAAAGCTAG GTGGAAGATAGGAGATGGGAGTAAGATTAAAATTATGTCTGAACCGTGGTTACGTGGGGAGGACACTTTATGGATGCAATCTCCTCAAACTCAGAGTATGTACGAATTATATGTTAATAACTTATTATTACCGAATGTGAAAAGGTGGGATATTCATAAAATTCGCTCTCTTTTTTCAGAAGCGGTGgcagaaaatataattaaaacaccTTTATTTGAGGAAGTGAAAGAGGATCAGGTAGTGTGGCAATATGAGAACCATGGAGTCTACACAGTAAAATCCGGATACAGACACTACATCAAGAATAAGTCGGTGAATAATAATTACACTTTGGAAGGCGATTGGGGAGCTCTTTGGCGAAGCAGGGCACCCCCAAAGACAAAACacttactttggagagtgtgtcGTGATTGTCTGCCAACTCGACTCCGGTTACGGGAAAGGTATGTGCCATGTCCAAGTGAATGTGCATTGTGCGTAAATAATACGGAGGATGATTGGCACGTGTTTTTTGGATGTAGTGAGAGTAGACAAGTGTGGAATGAAGCTGGATTGGGTGGGGTTATCGATCCTAGAATACGTCAATATGATAATGTGAAAGCTGTCTTTTTTGATATTTGCAGAAACGAGACAGATGATATTGCAGGCATTGTTGCTACAATTGCTTGGAGCATATGGCATAACCGAAACAATTGGGTGTGGAACGGCGTCAAAGACACGGCGAAGGGTGTTGCGACAACTGCTGCTCATTTAATTGGAGAATGGCGTGCTGTTCATGTGATACAGCAGCAACATAGCGCGACTGCCGCTGTTTTAACACAGTCCCGCATATCTGACACAGGTGCAGCAAGCTCTCCTCCTATCATTGCTGCAGATCCTTTGCGTTGGCAGCGTCCTCGCGATGGGTGGTGGAAGTGTAATGTCGATGCAAGTTTTTCACAAGCCTCCGGTCAAACGGGATGGGGTTGGTGTATCCGCAATTCACAAGGTGTGTTTGTTGCAGCAGGTACAAATATGAGTATGCATAAACTTGCTATAGTTGAAGGTGAAGCCATGGCTATCTTGGAGGCTATGCGTCAGGCCACTTCAAGAGGTTGGTCCAACATTGTGTTCGAAAGCGACTCCAAAGTTGTGGTTGATGCAATACAAGCCAATCATCATGGTATTGCAGAGTTGAGttctattattttatctattaaGCTATTGTTACAATGTAATTCGAACTTTGAGATCAAGTTCACTAAGCGACAAGCGAACATGGCGGCTCACactttagctagggcggccattTCATGGTCTAGTCGCATGTTCTTTCACTATGTTCCTCGTTGTATTGAAccttttattattaatgaaatgagttga
- the LOC123885137 gene encoding uncharacterized protein LOC123885137 isoform X4, which produces MGVKHVMGTGTYLGLPSMVGRSKKATFGYIKDRIWKKINSWRGRALSKAGIRWLAWDRLARPKSEGGLGFRNFQAFNMSMVAKQAWNFVAKPHTLVARIYKARYFPRSSLFDAKIGDNPSFVWRSIWKSRDVLVNGCRWKIGDGSKIKIMSEPWLRGEDTLWMQSPQTQSMYELYVNNLLLPNVKRWDIHKIRSLFSEAVAENIIKTPLFEEVKEDQVVWQYENHGVYTVKSGYRHYIKNKSVNNNYTLEGDWGALWRSRAPPKTKHLLWRVCRDCLPTRLRLRERNETDDIAGIVATIAWSIWHNRNNWVWNGVKDTAKGVATTAAHLIGEWRAVHVIQQQHSATAAVLTQSRISDTGAASSPPIIAADPLRWQRPRDGWWKCNVDASFSQASGQTGWGWCIRNSQGVFVAAGTNMSMHKLAIVEGEAMAILEAMRQATSRGWSNIVFESDSKVVVDAIQANHHGIAELSSIILSIKLLLQCNSNFEIKFTKRQANMAAHTLARAAISWSSRMFFHYVPRCIEPFIINEMS; this is translated from the exons ATGGGAGTGAAGCATGTTATGGGCACGGGCACATACCTTGGGCTACCATCGATGGTGGGGAGGAGTAAAAAAGCTACATTTGGTTATATTAAAGatagaatttggaagaaaatcaaCTCATGGCGGGGGAGAGCACTATCAAAAGCGG GGATCCGATGGCTCGCCTGGGATAGATTGGCTAGGCCAAAATCTGAAGGAGGTTTGGGTTTCCGTAATTTTCAAGCTTTCAATATGTCAATGGTTGCAAAACAGGCTTGGAACTTTGTGGCGAAGCCGCATACATTGGTGGCTAGAATTTACAAAGCTAGGTACTTTCCTCGCTCCTCTTTATTTGATGCAAAAATTGGTGATAATCCTAGCTTTGTTTGGAGAAGTATTTGGAAGTCTCGTGATGTTCTTGTGAATGGATGTAGGTGGAAGATAGGAGATGGGAGTAAGATTAAAATTATGTCTGAACCGTGGTTACGTGGGGAGGACACTTTATGGATGCAATCTCCTCAAACTCAGAGTATGTACGAATTATATGTTAATAACTTATTATTACCGAATGTGAAAAGGTGGGATATTCATAAAATTCGCTCTCTTTTTTCAGAAGCGGTGgcagaaaatataattaaaacaccTTTATTTGAGGAAGTGAAAGAGGATCAGGTAGTGTGGCAATATGAGAACCATGGAGTCTACACAGTAAAATCCGGATACAGACACTACATCAAGAATAAGTCGGTGAATAATAATTACACTTTGGAAGGCGATTGGGGAGCTCTTTGGCGAAGCAGGGCACCCCCAAAGACAAAACacttactttggagagtgtgtcGTGATTGTCTGCCAACTCGACTCCGGTTACGGGAAAG AAACGAGACAGATGATATTGCAGGCATTGTTGCTACAATTGCTTGGAGCATATGGCATAACCGAAACAATTGGGTGTGGAACGGCGTCAAAGACACGGCGAAGGGTGTTGCGACAACTGCTGCTCATTTAATTGGAGAATGGCGTGCTGTTCATGTGATACAGCAGCAACATAGCGCGACTGCCGCTGTTTTAACACAGTCCCGCATATCTGACACAGGTGCAGCAAGCTCTCCTCCTATCATTGCTGCAGATCCTTTGCGTTGGCAGCGTCCTCGCGATGGGTGGTGGAAGTGTAATGTCGATGCAAGTTTTTCACAAGCCTCCGGTCAAACGGGATGGGGTTGGTGTATCCGCAATTCACAAGGTGTGTTTGTTGCAGCAGGTACAAATATGAGTATGCATAAACTTGCTATAGTTGAAGGTGAAGCCATGGCTATCTTGGAGGCTATGCGTCAGGCCACTTCAAGAGGTTGGTCCAACATTGTGTTCGAAAGCGACTCCAAAGTTGTGGTTGATGCAATACAAGCCAATCATCATGGTATTGCAGAGTTGAGttctattattttatctattaaGCTATTGTTACAATGTAATTCGAACTTTGAGATCAAGTTCACTAAGCGACAAGCGAACATGGCGGCTCACactttagctagggcggccattTCATGGTCTAGTCGCATGTTCTTTCACTATGTTCCTCGTTGTATTGAAccttttattattaatgaaatgagttga